The following are encoded in a window of Massilia sp. R2A-15 genomic DNA:
- the mdcC gene encoding malonate decarboxylase acyl carrier protein: METLEYRFEHGTRVLPPQPQVVGVVGSGNLEVLIESAPLAGACTIEIKTAAVGFGATWQAVMQDFHQRWQLKDTRIAINDMGATPAVVSLRLDQAVETMLEGAP, encoded by the coding sequence ATGGAAACGCTGGAATATCGGTTTGAACACGGCACCCGCGTGCTGCCCCCGCAGCCGCAGGTGGTCGGCGTGGTCGGCTCGGGCAACCTGGAAGTGCTGATCGAATCGGCGCCGCTGGCAGGCGCCTGCACCATCGAAATCAAGACCGCGGCTGTCGGCTTCGGCGCGACCTGGCAGGCGGTGATGCAGGACTTTCACCAGCGCTGGCAGCTGAAGGACACGCGCATCGCCATCAACGACATGGGCGCCACGCCGGCGGTGGTGAGCCTGCGCCTCGACCAGGCGGTCGAGACCATGCTGGAAGGGGCGCCATGA